A portion of the Hoplias malabaricus isolate fHopMal1 chromosome 1, fHopMal1.hap1, whole genome shotgun sequence genome contains these proteins:
- the dhrs13b.1 gene encoding dehydrogenase/reductase SDR family member 13b.1, which produces MSEFILVVGVTVAIFILIRKIASGARCKSKAKLHGKTVVVTGSNTGIGRETATDLARRGARVILACRSEVRGEAAVAIVKRESRSSNVVFMELDLASLKSIRSFAETFLRTEKRLDILINNAGVVSQGTTEDGLGLMFGVNHIGHFLLTNLLLDRLKECGPSRVISVSSMCHQFGSLDFSLLYAHKEFGKGNSCMDNLKTYCNSKLCNVLFIHELAKRLQGTSVTCYSLHPGVVNTALYRSYHPMVRKLIKPIAAMFFKDVEAGAQTSLYCAVQEGIEGLSGQYFSNCAVKKVQPKARDDAVAKKLWEVSEKLCRLS; this is translated from the exons ATGTCCGAATTCATCCTGGTTGTTGGTGTGACTgtagctattttcattttaattcgtAAAATTGCGTCAGGTGCGAGATGTAAAAGTAAGGCGAAGCTTCACGGGAAAACGGTCGTTGTTACTG GTAGTAACACGGGCATCGGGAGAGAGACGGCGACAGACTTGGCCAGAAGAGGGGCTCGGGTTATTCTCGCTTGCCGCAGTGAAGTACGCGGTGAGGCGGCTGTGGCAATCGTGAAAAGA GAGAGCCGGAGCAGTAATGTGGTGTTTATGGAGCTGGACTTGGCCAGTCTCAAGTCCATTCGCTCTTTTGCTGAAACCTTCCTTAGAACAGAGAAAAGGCTGGACATCCTCATCAACAACGCAG GGGTTGTTTCACAGGGCACTACAGAAGATGGCCTGGGCTTAATGTTTGGGGTCAATCACATAGGTCACTTCCTCCTGACCAATTTGTTGTTGGACAGACTGAAAGAGTGTGGTCCGAGTAGAGTCATCAGTGTGTCTTCAATGTGTCATCAGTTTGGAAGCCTTGATTTTAGCCTCCTTTATGCCCATAAGGAGTTTGGAAAAGGCAACTCTTGCATGGATAATCTGAAGACATACTGCAACAGTAAGCTGTGCAATGTGCTGTTCATCCATGAACTTGCAAAGAGGCTCCAAGGAACCAGTGTGACCTGCTATAGCCTCCATCCTG GAGTTGTCAATACTGCACTGTATCGCAGTTACCACCCAATGGTCAGGAAGCTGATAAAACCCATTGCAGCTATGTTCTTTAAGGATGTGGAAGCAGGGGCTCAGACTAGTCTATACTGTGCTGTGCAGGAGGGCATTGAAGGTTTGAGCGGCCAATATTTCTCCAACTGCGCAGTGAAAAAAGTACAGCCTAAAGCTCGGGATGATGCCGTCGCCAAGAAACTGTGGGAAGTGAGTGAGAAGCTGTGCAGACTCTCTTAA
- the gemin4 gene encoding gem-associated protein 4, whose translation MDQDSWLSCEKTAVLQGGFLLANQLCQPAHLCALRKENWETVGRPVVQAVTEICGLLCGNPQDQLQWRKRILCILWSKILDMEKGEDVEVSWKENPLFAVQNSLPDISHTLMFELVKSMGFFSIYVELLLCFQADEQHKELERLVKHVTSDCTEGDVKFLLEVWWELMKGRREELDTLDQIFTAQCVRWAQCPTDCKPQASKRFKPDPESATYNTCTFSILLRGLDNIKEYATTSEICYFGLSNCLDMLYTSYLLYHATDLPAEVKLQKIASSVFLRKRNNNVLEGADLAQAIRDAQRDFDAMHTPAQSKPCGITFVQAMEMVLGIICSWEAKGLLSMPNQDPSFQVVRMKDCLCRVNTSLENLSETLDGNGQQILISLKNTLKRLSASSTFTVPEIPSSELASVAMAILDSELKGFQELPKLYACKLSQIFNESEWLSCLERNKQAFEQKDIVMTLVSTLIAKCQSEDLMLAKKLKDIIVDIFSQLTLPDKNAALSEILSLSEKGLHGFLPSSVTAGFDAELNLAFNSIIQGGTKGSLSSAVSAVARIAFQNPESTLNRCFHMAVVNLGAHTLLAQILQQLPGLRNSAGDSKDMRKENHNLLYKCLESSTWSKLSSLQEEEQFLQFLSDLMKPSIVGQTEEKQSFLLPEEVVHTFVLPYFSSSAFNSSKLKLCLQLLQCTLNYMSSAEGTAWIMNCSPFPLLYCLAQLLNNCSRCWEQPAEGDTVLSIEHKELLILILTTIGKVVGKEVALAPDTWSRALFWLYEKVEELDWTVRFHLKDVWGDHFKYEVPSSLLAVCDLSEHEWSGLVLPRYGQGTGLLAWVECCCLSDHIQATMMETLSLNLLNTDEVNMFSKGLMVAVLQALPWCTAAEWERVLKILHELLQTDKLYVPYSVEYVDFLPLLDLRSFARDLRLSLFLLRLFQLLCGSSCADWLPSHGWAHVGRLYAAAMRGVIDSVKDKVPLPSSEGPSKCPESSNGILSQEVLFVLTQLFCHVVHVQVMMQGQPEPLFLCALEILSSYEAVLAAYPKSSTALQSANTRHFLTTISDNVECSDMRAVLHQKIAQL comes from the exons ATGGACCAAG ATTCCTGGCTGAGTTGTGAGAAGACTGCTGTCTTGCAGGGTGGATTTCTGTTGGCAAATCAGTTGTGCCAGCCCGCACACCTGTGTGCTTTGAGAAAAGAGAACTGGGAGACTGTTGGGCGTCCTGTTGTTCAGGCAGTCACTGAGATATGTGGACTGTTATGTGGAAACCCCCAGGATCAGCTTCAGTGGAGAAAGAGGATACTTTGTATACTCTGGAGCAAGATTTTGGACATGGAGAAGGGAGAGGACGTTGAGGTCAGCTGGAAGGAAAACCCACTGTTTGCTGTTCAAAATAGCCTCCCTGACATCAGTCATACACTAATGTTTGAGTTGGTCAAATCAATGGGTTTCTTCAGCATTTATGTTGAGCTGCTCCTATGCTTTCAAGCAGATGAGCAGCACAAAGAGCTGGAAAGGCTAGTGAAACATGTCACAAGTGACTGCACAGAAGGAGATGTGAAGTTCCTGCTGGAAGTGTGGTGGGAACTGATGAAAGGAAGGAGAGAAGAGCTGGACACTCTGGACCAAATTTTTACAGCCCAATGTGTCCGCTGGGCTCAGTGCCCCACTGACTGCAAACCACAAGCTTCAAAGCGTTTTAAACCAGACCCAGAATCAGCCACTTACAACACTTGCACATTTTCCATTCTACTGCGAGGTTTGGACAACATAAAAGAATATGCAACAACATCTGAGATTTGTTATTTTGGACTCTCCAACTGTCTAGACATGCTGTATACGTCCTATTTGTTATATCATGCAACTGACCTTCCTGCTGAAGTTAAACTACAAAAAATAGCTTCTTCAGTGTTCCTGCGAAAGAGAAATAATAATGTGTTGGAGGGAGCTGACCTTGCTCAGGCTATACGTGATGCCCAGAGGGATTTTGATGCCATGCACACTCCTGCTCAGAGCAAACCATGTGGAATTACCTTTGTCCAGGCCATGGAGATGGTGCTTGGTATAATATGCTCATGGGAAGCCAAGGGGTTATTGTCAATGCCCAACCAGGACCCAAGTTTCCAAGTAGTGCGTATGAAAGATTGTCTGTGCAGAGTAAATACTTCTTTAGAAAATCTGTCTGAAACTCTGGATGGAAATGGGCAGCAGATATTgattagtttaaaaaatacCTTAAAACGACTGTCTGCATCCTCAACATTTACCGTTCCTGAAATCCCCTCATCTGAGTTAGCAAGTGTTGCCATGGCCATTCTTGACAGTGAATTAAAGGGCTTCCAGGAACTCCCTAAACTTTATGCTTGCAAACTGAGCCAGATCTTCAATGAGTCAGAGTGGTTAAGCTGTCTTGAAAGAAACAAACAGGCATTTGAGCAAAAAGACATTGTTATGACATTAGTCTCTACACTTATTGCCAAATGCCAAAGTGAAGATCTAATGCTGGCTAAAAAGCTGAAGGACATTATTGTGGACATTTTTTCCCAGCTTACGTTGCCTGACAAGAATGCAGCACTTTCTGAAATTCTTAGTTTGTCCGAGAAAGGTTTGCATGGCTTTCTTCCAAGCTCTGTAACAGCAGGCTTTGATGCAGAGCTAAACTTGGCCTTTAACAGCATCATACAAGGTGGAACAAAGGGTAGCCTGAGCTCCGCGGTCTCAGCTGTGGCTCGGATTGCCTTCCAGAACCCAGAGTCCACCTTGAACCGATGCTTCCACATGGCTGTGGTGAACCTTGGAGCGCATACTCTACTTGCTCAGATTCTCCAACAGTTGCCTGGCCTCAGGAACTCAGCAGGAGACTCCAAGGACATGAGAAAAGAAAATCACAACTTGTTGTATAAATGTTTGGAGTCAAGTACATGGAGCAAGCTTTCTTCTCTGCAAGAGGAAGAACAGTTCCTTCAATTCTTGTCTGATCTGATGAAACCCAGTATTGTTGGacaaacagaagaaaaacagaGCTTCCTCCTGCCAGAGGAGGTTGTACATACATTTGTCCTGCCTTACTTCTCctcttctgcatttaactcgtctaagctaaaattatgCCTTCAACTTCTCCAGTGCACATTGAACTACATGTCCTCAGCTGAGGGTACAGCTTGGATAATGAACTGCTCTCCGTTTCCACTCCTATACTGCCTGGCTCAGCTCCTGAACAACTGCAGTAGGTGCTGGGAGCAGCCAGCAGAGGGCGATACAGTGTTATCCATTGAGCATAAAGAACTGTTGATCTTAATTCTGACCACAATTGGAAAAGTAGTTGGTAAAGAAGTAGCTCTTGCCCCTGATACTTGGTCCAGAGCGCTCTTTTGGTTGTATGAAAAAGTGGAAGAGCTTGACTGGACTGTCCGCTTTCACCTGAAGGATGTGTGGGGAGATCACTTCAAATACGAGGTGCCAAGCTCTCTCCTGGCTGTATGTGACCTTTCAGAGCATGAGTGGTCAGGCTTGGTGTTGCCTCGTTACGGACAAGGCACTGGCCTGCTGGCATGGGTGGAGTGCTGCTGCCTTTCGGATCACATTCAGGCAACAATGATGGAAACCCTCTCTTTAAACCTGCTCAACACAGATGAAGTAAACATGTTTAGCAAAGGCCTGATGGTGGCAGTGCTACAGGCCCTTCCCTGGTGCACAGCCGCTGAATGGGAAAGGGTCCTGAAGATATTGCATGAGCTTTTGCAAACGGACAAGCTTTATGTTCCATACTCTGTGGAATATGTAGACTTCCTGCCATTACTAGACCTCCGTTCTTTTGCACGTGACTTGCGTCTGTCTTTGTTTCTTCTGCGCTTGTTCCAACTGCTCTGTGGCTCCAGCTGTGCAGACTGGCTACCTTCCCATGGCTGGGCACACGTAGGTCGTCTTTATGCAGCTGCCATGAGGGGTGTTATTGACTCGGTGAAGGATAAAGTGCCCCTCCCGTCTTCAGAGGGCCCATCTAAATGTCCTGAGAGCAGCAATGGAATTCTCAGCCAGGAGGTTCTGTTCGTGCTGACTCAGCTCTTCTGTCATGTTGTGCATGTGCAGGTAATGATGCAGGGGCAGCCGGAGCCACTGTTTCTCTGTGCACTGGAGATTCTGTCCAGCTATGAGGCTGTCCTGGCTGCGTATCCCAAAAGCAGCACTGCCCTACAGTCTGCCAACACGCGTCACTTTCTAACTACTATCTCAGACAATGTCGAGTGCTCAGACATGAGAGCTGTCCTACACCAGAAAATCGCACAGCTATGA